One genomic region from Sulfurimonas sp. encodes:
- a CDS encoding DNA adenine methylase produces the protein MYKISQRRYLGNKNSILDFIDDIIKKEVGEFDSFCDIFSGTGVVSSYFNDKNKKIISNDLLYQNFVSLNAFLNYEDFDETKLQRIIKEFNASTTSRENYFSKNFGGRYFSKKIAKKIGFIREEIKRFFLEDAINLKEKHILLTSLNYSIDRIANTVGHYDAYIKKEIREQKFEMKMLDIDLDKNRRNEVHNIDANMLIRDIECDVLYLDPPYNSRQYCDTYHLLENLTQWKKPEVFGVAKKFDRSKIKSEYSLKSAADSFDDLIINAKCKYILLSYNNMGDRGNSRSNAKISDEEIIKSMSRRGKVKVFEKDYKAFTTGKSKHDDNKERVFFVKVER, from the coding sequence TAAAAAAAGAAGTTGGAGAGTTTGACTCATTTTGTGATATATTTTCAGGAACGGGTGTAGTTAGTTCATACTTTAACGATAAAAATAAAAAGATAATCTCCAATGACTTACTCTATCAAAACTTTGTATCTCTAAATGCTTTTTTAAATTATGAAGATTTTGATGAGACTAAGTTACAAAGAATCATAAAAGAGTTTAACGCATCTACGACCTCAAGAGAGAACTACTTTTCTAAAAACTTCGGCGGAAGATATTTTTCAAAAAAGATTGCAAAAAAAATCGGTTTTATAAGAGAAGAGATAAAAAGATTTTTTTTAGAAGATGCTATAAACTTAAAAGAAAAACATATACTTTTAACCTCGCTTAACTATTCTATTGACCGCATAGCAAATACTGTTGGGCATTATGATGCTTACATAAAAAAAGAGATACGAGAGCAAAAGTTCGAGATGAAGATGCTAGATATAGATTTGGATAAAAATAGAAGAAATGAAGTTCATAATATAGATGCTAATATGCTCATACGAGATATAGAATGTGATGTGCTTTATTTAGACCCTCCCTATAATTCAAGACAATATTGTGATACTTACCATCTACTTGAAAACTTAACACAATGGAAAAAACCAGAAGTTTTTGGAGTAGCAAAAAAGTTTGACCGTTCCAAAATCAAAAGTGAATACTCACTTAAAAGTGCAGCCGATAGTTTTGATGACTTGATAATAAATGCAAAATGTAAATATATCTTGCTCTCATACAACAACATGGGTGATAGAGGTAACTCTAGAAGTAATGCAAAAATATCTGATGAAGAGATAATAAAATCTATGTCAAGACGAGGGAAAGTAAAAGTTTTTGAGAAAGACTATAAGGCATTTACAACTGGTAAAAGTAAGCATGATGATAATAAAGAGAGAGTATTTTTTGTGAAGGTCGAGCGTTGA